The DNA window ATCTGTGTGGTCATGGAGGAGAAAGTATCGGACTATTAGACGTCAGCTGTCAAGTCGTCGTAGCAGATGTGCGAGGTGAGATAGACGGACGGTATTGTCGATGACATCTTGGGCTCTGGCGTTATCGTAAATGTCGACTGTTACACCACGGAGAGCAGAGACTTTGGCGGAGAGTTCATCGAGGCGCGCATTGTTCTGGCGCTCTCGCTCGTAGGCTTCGGACATGGCGGGTATGAGGTTGTCGGAGTAAGGAAATGAGTTGTCGAGAACAGGGGCTGTCGTGAGCAGTCTACAAGGTTGTCGATCAG is part of the Fusarium poae strain DAOMC 252244 chromosome 4, whole genome shotgun sequence genome and encodes:
- a CDS encoding hypothetical protein (TransMembrane:1 (i74-93o)~BUSCO:58689at5125); amino-acid sequence: MSEAYERERQNNARLDELSAKVSALRGVTVDIYDNARAQDVIDNTSDTFSSMTTQMKGSAGRLTRMAASGNRVAILKLSGIVIGIFLVLFYGAKLIF